GGCGCGATTCAACAAGTACCTGAAGGACCGCGGCATCAAGGACACCGCGGACCAGCACGTCTGGGCGTTCCTGGGCGATGGCGAGATGGACGAGCCCGAGTCCCGCGGCCTGATCCAGATGGCCACGCTGTACGGCCTGGACAACCTGACGTTTGTGATCAACTGCAACCTGCAGCGTCTCGACGGCCCCGTGCGCGGCAACGGGCAGATCATCCAGGAGCTGGAGGCCTTCTTCATCGGCGCCGGCTGGAACGTGATCAAGATCGCGTGGGGCCGCGAGTGGGACGAGCTGCTGGAGAAGGATGAGGACGGCGCCCTGGTCAACCTCATGAACTCAACCCGCGACGGTGACTTCCAGACGTTCAAGGCGAACGACGGCGCGTACGTGCGCGAGCACTTCTTCGGCCGCGACCCGCGCACCGCGAAGCTGGTCGAAGATATGACGGACGAGGAGATCTGGGCCCTGCGCCGCGGCGGCCACGACTACCGCAAGGTCTACGCAGCCTATAAGCGCGCGCTGGAGACCAAGGGTAAGCCGACCGTCATCCTCGCGCACACCGTGAAGGGCTACGGCCTGGGCCACAACTTTGAGGGCCGCAACGCGACGCACCAGATGAAGAACCTGACGCTGGATGACCTGAAGCTGTTCCGCGACACCCAGCAGATCCCGATCTCCGACGAGGATCTGGAAAAGGATCCGTACCTGCCGCCCTACTACCACCCGGGCGAGGACGCTGAGGAGATCAAGTACCTGAAGAAGCGTCGCGAGGAGCTCGGCGGGTACCTGCCGGAGCGCCGCACCACGTTCACCCCGCTTGTACTGCCGGATTTTGAGAAGACGTTCAAGGCCAGCTTCAAGGACTCGGGTAAGCAGCAGGTGGCCACCACGATGGCGTTGGTGCGCACGTTCAAGGCGCTGACCCGCGACGAGGAGATTGGCAAGCGACTCGTCCCGATCATCCCGGACGAGGCCCGCACCTTCGGCCTCGACTCCTGGTTCCCGACGTTGAAGATCTACAACCCGGTGGGACAGAACTACACCCCGGTGGACCACGACCTGCAGCTGTCCTACCGGGAAGCCGTCGATGGCCAGATCCTGCACGAGGGCATCAACGAGGACGGTTCCTCCGCGTCCTTCATCGCCGCCGGTACCTCGTACGCGACGCACGGCGAGCCGATGATCCCGATGTACATCTTCTACTCCATGTTCGGTTTCCAGCGCACCGGGGACAACTTCTGGGCCGCAGGCGACCAGCACACCCGCGGTTTCATCATCGGCGCCACCGCCGGCCGCACCACCCTGTTCGGCGAGGGCCTGCAGCACATGGACGGCCACTCCCACGTCATCGCGTCGACGAACCCGGCCGTGGCCTGCTACGACCCGGCGTTCGCCTACGAGATGCCGTACCTGGTGTCCAAGGGCATCGAGCGGATGTACGGTGAGAACAGCGAGAACGTGATGTACTACATCACCGTTTACAACCAGCCGACGCACCAGCCCGCCCGCCCCGAGAACCTCGACGTCGAAGGCCTGCACAAGGGCATCTACCTCTTCGACCGCGGTGTGGACAAGGCTAACCGCGTCTCCCTGCTGGCCTCGGGCGTGGGCATGCAGCAGGCGCTGCGGGCCCAGGAGATTCTGCAGGAGCGTTACGACGTCGGCGCGGCCGTCTACTCCGTGACCTCCTGGGTCGAGCTGGCGCGCGAGGGTGCCGCGCTGAACAAGAAGAAGCTGAACAGCCCGGGTGACGACTTCGGCGAGGCCTTCGCCACCAGCCAGCTCAAGCAGACGGAGGGCCCGTACGTGGCTACCTCCGACTTCTCCACCGCCCTGCAGGAGCAGATCCGCCCCTACGTTCCCGGCCAGTACATCGTGCTCGGTGCGGACGGCTTCGGTTTCTCCGACACCCGCGAGGCCGCGCGACGCTACTTCAACATCGACGCTGAGTCGATGGTGGTCGCCGCGCTGATGGGTCTGGCGAACGAAGGCAAGATCGACATGTCCGTCGCGGCTCAGGCGGCGCAGGACCTGCACATCGACGACCCGACCGAGCCGAACCCGAACGGTGGCACCGGCGACGAGGAGTAGACGCCTTGCAGCTCACGCGCTCGGTCGCTTCGCGCGGCGGGGCGCGTTTGTTATTTTCTCCAGCGCGTTCTCCACCAGCTGCGCGAGTGTGCCGTCGTTGACCTCCTTCCACCCCACCCGCAGCACGACCATCCCCCGGTTCAGGAGCTGTTTCTCGCGGTAGCGCTCCTCTTCCGTGACTCCGGGGCCGTGGAACTCTCGCCCGTCGCACTCGATGGCGACGACGTCGTTGACCACCAGATCGATCCTGCCCGTGCGCGGGTCGCCATACTGCCCCCTGTATTGGAACGCGACCTGCGCCCGGACAACCACACCCTCGATCTGCCGCACAATGTCACGCACCACTGTTTCAAGAGCGCTTTCGGACGTCCCCACCGACTCGCGCACCAGCTTCCTGAACCCGCGCAACCCTTTCGCGCGCGGCAACTCCTCCGCCAGCTCAAGCAGCCTGTCCACGGTCATCTCCGGCCACTTGTTCCGCGCTGACTCCAGCGTGACCAGGCCCGGAAGCCTGCCGTGGTAGCGGTAGGTGTCAAAAAGCATTACAATTACTTTTGTCACCCGCATCCCCTGCACCATCGCAGTCTGGCGCTCCGGCGTCTTGCCGTGGCGGAAGGTCCAGCTCTGCCCGCCCCGCGTTTTCGCGCGGGTTTTGCCCGGAGGCAGCACATCAACGTTGGTCACCCACGCCAGCGTCGCCAACCCCCACACGCGCGCGGCTGCCGGACCTGTCAGCGTCGCGCGGGGAAAACGGCGCGCCACTGCCGTGATGACATCCCATTCCCCCTGCTTGTCCACGTATCAGAGCATGGCGCTAATCGACGCCCCTGTCACGCACCTTCCCCCATACCTGTGGACTATCGCCCCGCTTGTTGACTCTTCACCAGAACCCTGTGGACAACCAGCACAGAAGACGTCAGCGCGTTTTTGCGCGCGTTTTGTGGCAAATTTCGCGCTGAGGTCTTCCCCGGGAAGACGTCAGCGCATTTTTGAGCGCGTTTTTTGGCGGATTTCGCGCTGAGGTCTTCCGGGGTGCTAAAGATGCTCATGCACGAGTCGCAGAATCGCTGTCGTCACAGCGCCTGGAGCGTCGAGAGGCGGCATGTGCCCGCTCTCCGGAAGCACCTGGACGTGTGCGCGGGGCCAGATCTCGTGCAGGCGCGCCGACTGGGACACAGGCGCCACGGTGTCGCGCTCCCCCACCAAGATGTAACCCGGAATGCCCGCGAGAACTGCGGACGCGGAAAGCTCGGAATGCAGCAGCAGATCGTCGAAGAATCCCGCGTAGGTGGCCAGCGGGGTGCGCCGGATCATCCGGGCGTGGAAGCGGATGAGGTCGTAACTGACGGGGCGGAAGTAAAAACCCATTGCGAGCAGCGGGGCGATCGCGCTGGTGATCACGCGGCGCATGCCCTCTGCGAAGCCCGGGGTGTACCTCAGTACTGCCTCGATGGCACGCCCTACCGGACCAGCGAGAATCTGTGGCAATCCCTGCATGGCGAATGGCTCGACGGCCGAGGAGATCTGCACGCTGCCTGCGACGTCGAGGTCGTGGCGGCGCATGAGCGACAGCGAAACGGGACCGCCGAGGGAGTGTCCGACAATGATGAACGGCCCTCGCGCGCCCAGGTGCGACAGCACCGCAAAAACGTCGTCGGCGGCGAGGTCCACGGTGCACAACCGGGGCGCGACGGAGGTGGTGCGTCCGTGCCCGCGGACGTCGACTAGCAGCTGGCGAACGGGCAGCTCAGCCAGAGCGTCGACCTGCATGAAAAACGACTCGGACGAAATATTGAAGCCGTGCACGTAGAGCACGGTCAAGGGCGCGTCGACGGGGCCGCGGTCGTAGAAACGCACGTCGACACCGTCGTGAGCTACGGTTCCCGTGCGGTCGTATCTCAACATGGCGTCAGTGTATATATAGGTGCATGGAGCTTTCGCAACGGTTAGACGTCAGCGCGCTGCAGCCGAAGGTTGCCAACGAGGTCGAGCGCAACGCCGACCGCAGTGCCGAAGCTCGCCTGGGCGAGCTCATCTCGCGCATCACCGGAGCCGAGGTTGACCCGGGCAAGACGCTCGCCGAGCTGGGCGTGGGTTCCCTCGACCGGATTGAGCTGGCGGTTCGCGCCGAGGAGGAGTTCGGCATGCAGATCGATGAGTCGCTCTACACCGATGCCCTCACCGTCGAAGAATTGGCTAGGGCATTCGCGCGCGAGACGTGAGTGTACTTAAGTACCCAAATCGCCCGCCCGGGTTTCGGTCGCGTGGAAGGCCCCTTAGGGCGACAGCTAGCTGCATCAAGTAGGAGGTCACGATGAAATACGCCCAAGCACTCACCGCGGTGTGCATCATCCTCGCCGCACTCAGCGCGGCAGCTGCGGTGCTGTTGGTTCCTGGGGCCGTCGATACGCCCACCGCCGCGCGGCTTGCGTGGATTGTCGGGCTCACTGTCGCCGCGCTCGTTTTCGCGGTTACGGCGCGGCGACTGCGGAGCTAGTTACTTCTCGTCGGCGACGTAGAAGCGCTGGCGATTGACGAATTCGTCGATGCCCAGCGGGCCCAGCTCGCGGCCGATGCCCGAGTTCTTCACGCCGCCGAAGGGCAATTCCGCGCCGCGGGCCTGCGGGATGTTGACGTGGATCATGCCGGTGACGATGCGATTGGCCACCTTCTTGGCGCGCTCCTCGTCGGTCGAGAACACGGCGCCGCCGAGGCCGTAGTTCGAGTCGTTGGCCACCTCGATCGCCTCTTCTTCGGAGGAGACTTTGTAAATCTCGGCGACGGGTCCGAAAAACTCCTCGTAGTAGGAGTCGGAGCCGACGGGGATGCCGGTGATCACGGCCGGGGTGAAGTAGGCGCCGTCACCGGTGAGCTCGCCGCCGGTGTGCAGGGTCGCGCCGGCGTCGACGGCCAGCTTGACCTGCTGCGCGAGCAGCTCGGCGGCGTCGCGGGAGGACAGCGGGTAGTACTGCCCCTTGCCCGGGTTCATCGGGTCGCCCTCGGTGAAGGACTCCGCAATGCGGACCATCTCGGCGACGAACTCGTCGTAAATGTCCTCCATGACGATGATGCGCTTGTTCGCGGTGCAGGCCTGGCCGGTGTTGCCGATGCGCTTCTTCCACGCGGTCTTCGCGGACTCCGCGACGTCGTCGGTGTCGAGGATGATGTAGGGGTCGGTGCCGCCGAGCTCGAGCAGGGCCTTCTTCAGGTTCTGACCCGCGGTGGCGGCGATGGAGCGGCCGGCACGCTCGGAGCCGGTGAGCGAGACTCCCTGCACGCGCTTGTCACCCAGCAGCGACGCGATCTGGTCGTGGGTGGCGTAGATGTTGGTGAAGATGCCCTCCGGCGCGCCTGCCTCGGCGAGGATGTCCTGGATCTTCTGCGAGGAGCGCGGGCAGATCTCGGCGTGCTTGAGCAGCACCGTGTTGCCAGCCATGAGCGTCGGCGCTGCAAAGCGCGCAACCTGGTAGTACGGGAAATTCCAGGGCATGACGCCGACGATCACGCCAAGCGGCACCTTGCGCATGACGGCGCTGCCGCCCTCGGTCTCCAGCGGCTCGTCGGCCATGAGCTCGGCGCCCTTGTCGGCGTAGTAGTTGAAAATCTCGACGATGTCGTCGACCTCGGCGTCGCCCTCGTTGAGCGCCTTGCCCATCTCTTCTGCGATGATTTTCGCCAGTTCGTCGCGCTGGGCGTCGAAAAGCGATGCGGCCTTGTGCAGGACCTGCGCGCGCTCCTCGAAGGAGGTGTCGCGCCAGGTTGTGTACGCTTCATCGGCCTTGGCGAGCGCGGTTTCCAGCTCGTCGTCCGTGATGAAGTCGAAGGTTTCGACGATTTCGTTGGTTGTAGGGTTTTGAACTCGGTACGGATTAGCCATGGCACCCATGGTAGGGAACTTATGCGACGCGGGTTGTGAGCTGCGCGTCAAAGCCCGCCCGTTCGGACAGCTCAGCCAGATTTTTGCGGAATCGCGCGAGGTCCGCTGCGGGTGCGTACACCAGCTCGCGGCAGCCGATCGTGCCGTCGGCGTTGCGGTGCCAGCGGGTGAACCAGTTGGTGTCCCAGACGTCGAAAAGTGAAAAGTCCAGCTGGTCCTGGGGCAGCTCGAGCAAGAGCTTTTCGACGTCCCCCCGCAGGCGAGCGGGCATGCCATCGATCGCGATGACGGCGGACGTGGTGGCGGCGAGTGTCGTGGTCATGGGGCTCCTCAGCTTTGGTGACGGCGCCGCGCGAAGCCGCCCGTGACTAGCGGGCAGCTGCGCGGCGAGACGAGGTTCGTCTTCCCCAACGGCCTCTGTTTTCTCCTGACCGATATTGCGTCACACGAACACCACGGGCAACCCTCAATAAGCGCTTGACACCCCTGTTTATTGAAGCTGACGTTTAGGTTTAAAACGCCCGCACCATGACGACGCCAAAGAAGATCAACACGAGTCCGGCAACCCGCACCACGCTCATGCGCAGGCGCTTCGCCCCGAACCACCCCATGGATTCCATGAGCTGGCCGCCCGCGATCGTCCCAGCGTTTATCGCAATGACAGTCGTGGCGGTGCCCAGAACGGGCGCGAGTGTGGCCCCGCCGATGACAAAAATCGCGCCGACGACGCCCCCGAGCCACATCCACCAGGGACCCGGCGCGGGCGCGGTGGCGAGCTGCCGCGGTGAGGTGGCGAGCGCGATCGCGAGAAGCAGCAATGCACCCACCGCAAGGTTGATCTCGGCCGCGTGCATGGAGGATCCCGCGCTTCCACCCAAGTAACCGTTGACGGTGGTTTGAGTTGCCGAGGCCATGCCAATGCCGACGCCGACCAAGCGCCACAGCCAGGGCCCACTCCCCTGCCGGTCACCCTGCCTGCCGAGGCGGAGAACGAGCGCGATGCCTGCCAGCACGACCACTGCACCGAGGATCCGGCCGATTCCGACGTCCATGTGGGGCGCGCGGAACAAACCGAACTGATCGATAAGCAGGCCCATGACGACTTGCCCGAGGATCGGCAGCACAACCGTCTGCACCGCGCCGATGCGGGGGAACAGAAGTATGTTGCCCATGACGAATGAGACACCCATCGCACCACCCGTCCACACCCACCAGGGCTCGCGCCCGACCGCGGCGAAGTCCGGCAGCGGCGCGCCGGTGATCACGGTTGTCGCGAGCGCAGACACCGCGAGGGCGACGGTGAACGACACCAGCGCGGACACGACTGGGAACCCGCCGACGCTGAGGCGCAGTCTGGAGTTGGCCGCAGTCTGGACTGGGACGATGGAGCCAATGGCGAGTGCGCTGAGGACGGGGAGCATGAGCGTTGAGGTTACTCCGGGTCTCGCAGTCCTGAGAGTTCGCGACCGCTCAGAAGACCTCAGCGCAAAACCGACGCCACAACAGCCTCAAAATCGCGCTGACGTCTTCTGCCCCGCCTCAAAAACTAGCTACCCTAAGCAAGGGTGGTGTTACCGGAACTTTCAAACGCCTAGGCGGCCGCACTGTCAGCGTTTGCTCCCTCGCGGGCTTTGTCCAGGTAGAGCGCCCTCAGTACCGTGACAAACTCGGCGTCGGACGAGTTCGTGATCGCGTCGGCGAGAGCATCGTCATCGAGATCGGCACCGCGGCGTTCGGCGAATTCGTTGCGCATCGCGTCGATCTCGCGGGACTCCACCTTCTTCGACGGCACGAACGCCCCCAGCCAGTACACCACCATGGCCAGAACCGAGCCGGCGACCGCGGCGGCAACCATGCCCACCGCGTCGCGGCCCGCGTGGTGGAATCCGAGCATGACAGCGGAAGCGAGGACCGCCGGGAACACGTACATCTTCTGCGACGTGAACAAGCTCGGGATCTTGCCCAGGATGACGTCGCGCGCGAACGAACCGCCCGTCGCCGTGACCACGCCAATGACGATGCACGAGATCCAGGGGAGGTCGTTGCTCACCGCCCGAGTCACACCAACGACCGCCCACACGCCGATGGTGACCACGTCCATGTAGAAGCGGAAGGTGGCCCATTTCTGCGCCTTGAAGTCCACGACGTAGGCAACCAGTGCCCCGGCCGTGGCCGCGGCCATGTATCCGGGGCTTTGCAGGGCGGCCGCGGGGCCGTCGCTAAGCATCGCGTCGCGGATGAAGCTGCCCGCGAGAGCCGACACGAGGGCGATGACGTAAAAGCCGACGATGTCCAAGTTCATTCGCTTAGCGACGGTCCCCCCAACCAACGCGGCGAGAAAAACGCCCGTGTACTCGAGTACGAAGTACAGGGTTTCAACATGGGCGGGAATCTGCGGAGTCATGCCGCCCACCATAAATGCGTTTAGTGTTATAAGCCCACTACCGCGGGCCGCGCACGTTGCTGCCGATAACGTCCGGGAGCACCGCGGGCGCCTCACCCAGGAGCGCTCGGAGATTACCCTGCCTCTCGACCGCGCTGGTGACCGCGCGGACCTTTCGATTGCGTGCACCACCACCCTGGTTGCCCGCGGCGCCGGTGCCCATCGGCCCGCCCATCGCGACGGCGCGGCCAGCGTTTTGCGCCCCGGCACCGGTTCCGGCCGCACCCGTCGCCGACGCGGGAACCACCGGCGCCGCACCCGTACCGATCGCCCCACCGGGCGCGCCGACCAAACCTCGGCCGAACCCACCCATCGCCCCGGCGGTGCCGGTGCCGGCGGCAGCACCCAGTGCGGACCCCAGCGCGGAACCCACCTCGGATTTGCGCTCGTTCCGGCGCGCCCCGGCACGGTGCGCGCCGCCGCCAGTCCCGAACGCTCCCGGCGCGAAACCCGCCGCCGTCGAAGCGGGGCTCACACCCTGCCCGTACGCGCCTGCGCCCATACCGCTTGTACCCAGCGATCCTGCGCCCAGCGAGCCTGGCCCGGATACCATCGGCGCGGACGGCAGCGTGGCCAGCGACGCGGCCTCTGTCGGTGTTGCCGCGGCGCTGATCGCGTCCATCACCTGCGGCGAGGCGTTGCCGAACTGCTCCACCACCTGCGCGGGCGTTTCCGCGTAAGCAATCTCTTCAAACCCGTTCGCCGACAGCGCCTCCTGCACGATCCGGGGAAGCGGGCTCCTGCTAAACGACGGTGTCGGCGGCGCTTCTACCCCCTCCGGCTGGTACGCCGTACCGGGCATCGCGTCCAGCGGAGGAAGCAGCTGGTTGAACGCCGGAACGGTGGGGATGAGCCCCGCGTTGAGGCGCGGCGTGAAGGCCGTCATGTACGCCTGCTCCAGAATTGGCTTCCCCTGCGGGGGCGCCGCGAGCCACGTCGAATACGCCGCGGCCGTCGCGATCTTCTCAGCACCCGCAACCGTGGCTAGGTTTCCGGTGTGCACACCCATCGCGGTCGCGTGCGCCGCATACTGGCCGCCCGCCCACTGGATGCGGTTGACCCGCTCGATGGCCTCGCGCACCCAGTCCGTTTCGGCCGATCCGCTTAGCGACGCCACCACGCCATGAAGCTCCGACACAATCCCCGTAATCTTCGCGGCCGTCGACTGCCACGCCGCCGCCTCGGAGGCCGCGCGCGTGGGGTCGGTGGCGTAGAACTGTCCGTTCAGGATCTGCAAACTTGGAACATATCCCGCCACCGGCTGGCCGAACATAAACGGGTTCGTGGTCGGGTTCTCCGCCTGTGCCATCCTCAGGTCCAGTTCCAGGTTCGCGGCATCGCTCCCGAACTGGTTGTCGAGCCCGATCCGCCCGACGAACCGCGAGATCGCCCCGTCCGCACCGACGACGTTGTCGAGGTTGGCTTGGAGGATGGTTGCGGCGTCGAGGAGGTGCGCTGCGAATGCCTGGGTTGATTCAGGTTGGTTAACGGTGGAAATTTTCCCATGCGAGATGCCAGATTGACTCAATCCTGTCACCGCGGAGAATCCCGCAAGACTCATTCGCGCCGAAGCAGCTACTACGTCTTGAATACGCGTCGCGGTATCCCGTAATTGTGTGACGGCATTCTCAACAGAATTGGTGTCTAGATTCAGAATCAATGTTTCCCCCACTGTAGTTTAACCTCGTAGACCCCTGATCCCTTTCGGCCCCCTCAGGAGATTCCCTCACGACACTAGTGGCGCTCTGAGGAGAGAGGTGGCGATCTACGCACATTAAAGTGACACTAGGGTTTCTGCTAGAGGGCGAATAGTGAAATGATCACATTCGCGGCGGTAGGGCACAATTCCGAAACGGCGTCCGTGGAACGCACGGTGGACACGCTTGCGGAGACAGTCCCGCGTCGCGTTTCGACAGCCACATCGCACATCGAAATTGAATCAACCGGAGATCCGAAAGCGAAAGCTTGCGGTAATTCGCTCACCTCAAAATCGAACACCGGCGACCCACTCTCGATTGCGTTTTTATCTAACGCGTTAGCTACCAGCAGGATCGAGAAATTAGTAGCGCCTGCATCTAGTGAACAGCTATTGATTGATGAATCGATCTGGTGGCCCGGTTGCTCTTGACGTTTCACCAACCCCGCCGCCGCGAACTCCGCATCCGAGATCTCTGTGCACGGGTCGAACAGATTGTCCTTCACATCTTCCGGGTCGAACGGCCCCAAGACCAGGTCACCGCTGTCGAAATGGAAGGCCGCGGGTTCCGCCGCGGCCGGCTGCGCGGGGCCCTCCGCAGCAGAGCCCGCGTCATCAGACTCCCCGACATCAGGCGCCGGTGGGCCCTCCAAAACCCCGCACCCGGAAAGCACAAACGCTGCGCCAACCACAACACCCCAGAACTGAAAACGCGCCACCCCGAAACCCCCCAAAGTCGCAAAGCAAACTAGGCACCCCGATCATGCCCGCGCGACGCACAACCGGCAACCGCAAAACCGGCAACCGCTACAGCTCCGCAAACACCGCCGCGTTCGTCTCCTGCCACAGCGGCTTCGCCCAGTCGCCGAAATCGCGGTCGGTCAGCA
This window of the Corynebacterium qintianiae genome carries:
- a CDS encoding TRIC cation channel family protein, producing the protein MTPQIPAHVETLYFVLEYTGVFLAALVGGTVAKRMNLDIVGFYVIALVSALAGSFIRDAMLSDGPAAALQSPGYMAAATAGALVAYVVDFKAQKWATFRFYMDVVTIGVWAVVGVTRAVSNDLPWISCIVIGVVTATGGSFARDVILGKIPSLFTSQKMYVFPAVLASAVMLGFHHAGRDAVGMVAAAVAGSVLAMVVYWLGAFVPSKKVESREIDAMRNEFAERRGADLDDDALADAITNSSDAEFVTVLRALYLDKAREGANADSAAA
- a CDS encoding alpha/beta fold hydrolase — its product is MLRYDRTGTVAHDGVDVRFYDRGPVDAPLTVLYVHGFNISSESFFMQVDALAELPVRQLLVDVRGHGRTTSVAPRLCTVDLAADDVFAVLSHLGARGPFIIVGHSLGGPVSLSLMRRHDLDVAGSVQISSAVEPFAMQGLPQILAGPVGRAIEAVLRYTPGFAEGMRRVITSAIAPLLAMGFYFRPVSYDLIRFHARMIRRTPLATYAGFFDDLLLHSELSASAVLAGIPGYILVGERDTVAPVSQSARLHEIWPRAHVQVLPESGHMPPLDAPGAVTTAILRLVHEHL
- a CDS encoding NAD-dependent succinate-semialdehyde dehydrogenase, with amino-acid sequence MANPYRVQNPTTNEIVETFDFITDDELETALAKADEAYTTWRDTSFEERAQVLHKAASLFDAQRDELAKIIAEEMGKALNEGDAEVDDIVEIFNYYADKGAELMADEPLETEGGSAVMRKVPLGVIVGVMPWNFPYYQVARFAAPTLMAGNTVLLKHAEICPRSSQKIQDILAEAGAPEGIFTNIYATHDQIASLLGDKRVQGVSLTGSERAGRSIAATAGQNLKKALLELGGTDPYIILDTDDVAESAKTAWKKRIGNTGQACTANKRIIVMEDIYDEFVAEMVRIAESFTEGDPMNPGKGQYYPLSSRDAAELLAQQVKLAVDAGATLHTGGELTGDGAYFTPAVITGIPVGSDSYYEEFFGPVAEIYKVSSEEEAIEVANDSNYGLGGAVFSTDEERAKKVANRIVTGMIHVNIPQARGAELPFGGVKNSGIGRELGPLGIDEFVNRQRFYVADEK
- a CDS encoding DUF3558 family protein, which codes for MARFQFWGVVVGAAFVLSGCGVLEGPPAPDVGESDDAGSAAEGPAQPAAAEPAAFHFDSGDLVLGPFDPEDVKDNLFDPCTEISDAEFAAAGLVKRQEQPGHQIDSSINSCSLDAGATNFSILLVANALDKNAIESGSPVFDFEVSELPQAFAFGSPVDSISMCDVAVETRRGTVSASVSTVRSTDAVSELCPTAANVIISLFAL
- a CDS encoding DMT family transporter; translated protein: MLPVLSALAIGSIVPVQTAANSRLRLSVGGFPVVSALVSFTVALAVSALATTVITGAPLPDFAAVGREPWWVWTGGAMGVSFVMGNILLFPRIGAVQTVVLPILGQVVMGLLIDQFGLFRAPHMDVGIGRILGAVVVLAGIALVLRLGRQGDRQGSGPWLWRLVGVGIGMASATQTTVNGYLGGSAGSSMHAAEINLAVGALLLLAIALATSPRQLATAPAPGPWWMWLGGVVGAIFVIGGATLAPVLGTATTVIAINAGTIAGGQLMESMGWFGAKRLRMSVVRVAGLVLIFFGVVMVRAF
- the aceE gene encoding pyruvate dehydrogenase (acetyl-transferring), homodimeric type, which gives rise to MADNPNPVDPYGDESNNSNIELIREGVASYLHDHDPEETREWMDSFDGLLESSSPERARYLMLRLLERASLKRVPLPALSSTDFVNTIPTDLEPEFPGDEDVEKRYRRWMRWNAAIMVHRAQRPGVKVGGHISTYASAAALYEVGFNHFFHGKDAENGGDQIFVQGHASPGIYARAFLEGRLSEDDLDGFRQEHSRPQGGLPAYPHPHGMPEFWEFPTVSMGLGPMNAIYQARFNKYLKDRGIKDTADQHVWAFLGDGEMDEPESRGLIQMATLYGLDNLTFVINCNLQRLDGPVRGNGQIIQELEAFFIGAGWNVIKIAWGREWDELLEKDEDGALVNLMNSTRDGDFQTFKANDGAYVREHFFGRDPRTAKLVEDMTDEEIWALRRGGHDYRKVYAAYKRALETKGKPTVILAHTVKGYGLGHNFEGRNATHQMKNLTLDDLKLFRDTQQIPISDEDLEKDPYLPPYYHPGEDAEEIKYLKKRREELGGYLPERRTTFTPLVLPDFEKTFKASFKDSGKQQVATTMALVRTFKALTRDEEIGKRLVPIIPDEARTFGLDSWFPTLKIYNPVGQNYTPVDHDLQLSYREAVDGQILHEGINEDGSSASFIAAGTSYATHGEPMIPMYIFYSMFGFQRTGDNFWAAGDQHTRGFIIGATAGRTTLFGEGLQHMDGHSHVIASTNPAVACYDPAFAYEMPYLVSKGIERMYGENSENVMYYITVYNQPTHQPARPENLDVEGLHKGIYLFDRGVDKANRVSLLASGVGMQQALRAQEILQERYDVGAAVYSVTSWVELAREGAALNKKKLNSPGDDFGEAFATSQLKQTEGPYVATSDFSTALQEQIRPYVPGQYIVLGADGFGFSDTREAARRYFNIDAESMVVAALMGLANEGKIDMSVAAQAAQDLHIDDPTEPNPNGGTGDEE
- a CDS encoding acyl carrier protein, whose amino-acid sequence is MELSQRLDVSALQPKVANEVERNADRSAEARLGELISRITGAEVDPGKTLAELGVGSLDRIELAVRAEEEFGMQIDESLYTDALTVEELARAFARET